CAATCAATGCCGGCAGCGGCACCTACCCGTGGCTGAGTCAGTACACCGTGCTCAACGCAGGCGCCATCGACGGCCGTTTTGGCACGGTCACCAGCGATTACGCCTTCCTCACCCCGACCCTCAGCTACAACCCCGCCAGTGTCGAACTGACCTATGCGCGCAATGACGTGGCATTTGCCGATTACGCCAGCAGCGCCAACGGCAACAGTGCCGCCATCGGCCTGGGCCAGCTCAAAGCGGGGAATGCGCTGTATAACGCCCTGCTCAACACCAACACACAAACGGCGGGGGCAGCGATCGAACAGCTGGCCGGCAGCGGCAATGCCAGCCTGAGCAGCGCGACGCTGGGCGCTACGTCGCAAGTGGGCGGCAGCATGCTGGCGGCCATGCAATCGCTGGGCGCAAGTGGCGGGCTGCGCGTTGCAACCGCGACTCGCGATACCCCGGTCCTGGCTGCCACCGGCGTACCCGCCGGGGTGCGCAACCTCAACGACCCGAATGCCCGGGGCCGGCTCTGGCTGCAAGGCCTGGGCAGCTACGGACGGCTTGACGGTTCGCACGGCAGCAGCGACGTAACGCAGCGCACCAAAGGCGGCTTGCTGGGTGCCGACTGGGCGTTGACGCCGGACTGGCGCATGGGCGTGCTCGGTGGTTATTCGAAAACCGACGTGGACAGCACGGGCATGGATGGCACGGTCAACAGCTGGCACGCGGGGGCCTATGCCATTCGCCAGAGCGGTGCGCTGGCCTTGCGCCTGGGCGCGGCCTATAGCGCCCATGACGGTGACAGCAAGCGCAGCGTGGTGTTTAACGGCTTCAGCGATCAGCCCAAGGGCGATTACCGCGCCAACAGCCAGCAAGCCTTTGCCGAATTGGGCTATGCCCTGGGCAGTGGGCGCCTGAGTGCAGAACCGTTTGCCAACCTCGGTTATCAGCGCTACCAGCGTGACCGCTACACCGAAAAGGGTGGCGCCGCCGCGTTACAGGTCGAGGAACAGACACAGGACAACTTCAACAGCACCCTGGGCGTGCGTCTGGCGCACCTGAGCCAGCTGGAAAACGGCATGAGCATCACCCCGCGGCTGAGTGCCGGCTGGAAACACACCTATGGCGACATCAACAGCTCAACCACCCAGGCCTTTGTGCTGGGCGGTTCGGCCTTCAATGTCGAAGGCAGTGCGCTTGACCGCAACAGCCTGGTGCTGGAAGCCGGTCTGGATATTGGCGTATCAGCCCGTCAAACCCTGGGCGTGGGCTACACCGGCGATATCGGCAGCAACAGCCGTAACCATGGGCTGATGGGGCAATGGCAGATGAGCTTTTGAGCCACTGACTTGCGGCCACCGCTTTTTGAAGGTCCTTCGGACCTTATCGCAGCCTGCGGCAGCGGCTACAGGTTTCAGGTTTCAGGTTTCAAAACAGACGCACAAAAAAAGGCCCTCCCCGAAACCGGGGAGGGCCTTTTGATTAACGCAGGGGTTTAGCCCAGGTTAACGCCAAAGTTCGAAGCCAATGGCGCGAGGCCACCTGCAAAACCTTGGCCGATTGCCTTGAACTTCCACTCTTCGCCATTGCGATACAACTCGCCGAAGACCATAGCGGTCTCGGTCGAAGCGTCTTCGCTCAGGTCAAAGCGTGCCAGCTCTTTGTTATCCGCCTTGTTCAGAACGCGGATGTAAGCGTTCGACACTTGGCCGAAGCTTTGTTTGCGGCCGTCGGCGTCGTGAATGGTCACCGCGAAAGCCAGTTTTTTGGCTTCTTGCGACAGAGCCGCCAGGTTGACGTTCACTTGCTCGTCGTCACCTTCGCCAGCACCCGAGCGGTTGTCGCCCTGGTGAACAACGTTGCCGTCCGGCGAAGTCTTGTTGTTGTAGAACACAAAGCTGCCGTCGTTCAGCACTTTGCCGCTCTCGCCAACAATGAACACCGAGGCGTCCAGGTCGAACTCCTGGCCGTCAGTCACACGTGGATCCCAACCCAGGCCAACAATAACTTCTGTCAGGCCAGGTGCTTCTTTGGTCAGGGAGACGTTGCCGCCCTTACTCAGACTTACTGCCATGTTCGTGAACCCTTATATAAAAAGATGAATGGGTCGATTAAAACTTCAGACCATAGCTTTCAGCCAATGGCTTGAGGCCACCGTTGAAGCCCTGGCCTACAGCGCGGAATTTCCACTCGGCGCCATTGCGATACAGCTCGGCAAAAATCATCGCGGTTTCGGTGCTGGCATCTTCAGCGAGGTCGTAACGCGCCACTTCGCTGTTGTTGTCCTGGTTCACGATTCGAATGAACGCACCACGAACCTGACCGAAGTTTTGCTTGCGGGTTTCGGCTTCGTGAATGGTCACGGTGAACGCGATACGGTCGATGTCAGCAGGGACTTTGGACAGGTCGACCTTGATCGCCTCGTCATCGCCGTCGCCTTCACCGGTACGGTTGTCGCCGGTGTGCTCAACCGAGCCATCAGTGCTTTTTAGCTGGTTGTAAAAAATGAAATCGGAGTCAGCGCGGACTTTACCGTCAGCCTTGAGCAAGAAAGCGCTCGCATCCAGGTCGAAGTCTTGACCATCAGTGGAACGAGCATCCCAGCCCAGGCCCACGAGGACTTTAGTCATCCCCGGAGCTTCTTTGGACAGGGACAGGTTGCCGCCTTTGGAAAGGGAAAGTGCCATGTGTAATTCTCCTTAATAATGTGCGATCAAGCGTTCGTGTCGTTTTTAACGTCGGATTGCTCTTCTTCCTTACCTGGAAAGATGATGCTGGCCACAATACCGATGGCCAATACCACTAACACCACGATCAGGCTGGTGTTCGGGTCAATGCTGATACCGTGGCCAAACAGGTGATCGGTAGCGTTCAGGGCCAGCTTGCCGGCGATAAAGAACAACAGCGCGATAACCGATTTTTCCAGGTGAACCAGGTAGCGCTTCAGTGCTTCGAGAACGAAGTACATGGTACGCAGACCCAGAATTGCGAACATCATGGCCGAGTACACGATCAACGGTTCACGGCTCACGGCAATCACTGCCGGTACGGAGTCGAAGGCAAACAGAATGTCTGAAACCTCAACCACCACCACACACAAAAACAGTGGTGTCGCAAAAAGAGCGCCCTTGCCTACAAGGGTCATTCCCTTGTTCTGAGGCTTCGTGATCTCTTTTTCAAGCTCTGAGCGTGAAACAAAGAAATTATGTCCGTGCAGTTTTGGCCAAACCGGGAACAGTTTTTTCGCAAAACGGTAGGCCATGTGCTTGGAGTAATCCTCCTCCTCATCCTCTTCCTTGCTGCGCAGCATCATGATCGCGGTCCAGGCCACGACTACCGCAAACAGCACTTCGACCCAAGGGCCAAACGCCAGCAAGCCGGTACCGATTGCCACGAAGATCAGGCGGAACACGATGGCGCCGATGATGCCCCAGTACAGAACACGGTGACGCAGCGCGTCCGGGATCTTGAACCAGGCAAAAATAGCCATGAACACGAACAGGTTGTCGACGCTGAGGACTTTTTCCAGCGCGTAACCGGTGACGAACAGGCTGGCCACGCTTGGGCCGTGCGCGTAGTACAGGTAGCCCGCAAAGGCCAGGGAGATCAGCACCCAGAACACCGACCAGACGGCGGCGTTGGTCAGTGAGACCGGTTTATCGCTTTTGTGGGTAAACAGGTCGATTGCCAGAGCAATGACCGCCAGAGCCACAAATACAGCGATGGTAGTTGGCGGAAAGCCAATTGCCGTGTTTTCCATGATGTCCTCAGAGATCAAAATCGCCAGGGTTCAACCCCAGCTCATTGCAGATAATGCGGCAAGCAGCCCGCTCACTTTCATCGAAGTTGCCATCGGCGCTACCGATTGCGCAGCAAACACGCACCAGCAGACGGGCAGCATCTTCTTTTTTACGTAGCTGACCGATCGACTTCAGTGCTTCAGCACGACCGATCTGTTCATCAAACTCAAACTTCTCGCATACCGAGTTGAAAGCCTTGATCACGTCTTTAACGTCAAAAACCTTCAATTCATTAGAGTTTTGAATAAAACCGATCATTTTCTGCTTTTCGTCGCTGCTGATGTTGCCATCGGCCGCGGCCACCAGTGCGCACCCGGAAACCACGGCTTCCATGAACTCACGGTTCTTGAACTTGCTGACTTCCGCCGAAAGCTTGTCACGGGCGGCGGTTGCGTTGGTTTTGAGCCATTCGAGCATTGGATTCACCTTGTCAGAAATTGAAGGACCACCGCCTGCATCGGCAGGCGGCCAATTACATAGCGCTCATTTGGAGCCGGCAGACCAGCGCATGCCCCAATTGAACGCCTTATCCATATCTGAGTGACCCTTGAAGAACTCAACCTTGCGGTTGACCTTCACGCTGCCACCGACGTTTTCAAGCAAAGCGATGGCGCACATGCCTTTGGTGCCCCCCTCTTCACTCAGACGTACTTCAATCGGCGGCTCACCCGGGATGTACAAGGTGATCACGCCGTCAGTCGCCTGCCAGTTCGGTGCGCCTTCGTAGATGAACGCGTAAACCAGCACGCGACGCATCTTGCGCCACTCCTTGCCATTGATGCGCAACCACTCGCCGTCGCTCACGGAGCCGGTACGGTCGTCGCCCATCAATTGAATAAACGGCTCGTCACGGAAATCGCCAAAGGCATTGCCCAGGGCCTGAACCGCGCCCTTGCGGCCGTTTTCCATTTCGTACAGGCAACCCACGTCCAGGTCGATACCGCCCGACTTGCCGGTCGCCTTGCTGCGCAGCGTCGCGAAGAAGCCACCGCCACCACCGTTGTCGTTCGGGTTGCTGCGGTTCCAGTTCAGGTTGATTTTGATCTCGCCAAAATCACCGTCTTTTTTCTCAAGGCTGATGGACGGGCGCTGCTTGTCCAGAGTGATCTTCGACAGGTTGACCCGGGACGCCGGTACCGGCGCGGGTGCTGCTGGGGCTGGCGCGGGTGCCGGGGCTGCTGCCGGAGCAGGCGCCGGTGCCGGAGCAGGCGCGGCAATATCAACGCCAAAGTGCTGGGCCAACGGCGCCAGGCCACCGGCAAAGCCCTGGGCCACGCAACGGAACTTCCACGCGCCCTGGCGACGATAGAACTCGCCAAGGATCAACGCGGTCTCTTGCATGCCCTGGGTCGGGATCGGGGCTTCAATACCGCCGCTCACCGATACGGTCAGTTGCGGGAAAGCATCGAAACGGGCCTTGTTCTCGTAAATGGTCGCTGTCAGTGCGACTTTTTCGACGGCCTGGTCAATGGCGTCCAGATTGACGCTGAACACGCTGCGGCCTGCAGCCGACTCGACCAGCTTGACCGCGCCATTGTTGACGCTCTGCTGGCCGAAGAAGCACATGTCATTGTCGCCACGCACCTTGCCCGACTCATTGAGCAGGAACGCCGATACGTCCAGATCAGCGCCCGGCACCGGGGTGTAGGTGATGGTGACGCTCAGGGTGCCTGGGGCAACGGCGGTATTGGCGCCCGGTGTCAGGGCCGTCATGCGCGCACCGCCTGAGCCGCTTCGCTGCTCAAGTCCTGGGCAGTACGGCCATTGGCAACAGTACCGACTGCGGTCAGGTCCCAGCCCGCCGAAGTACGGCTCATGTAGGCCATGACCACGCCGGTGTGCCGGCCTTTATCGGACAGGTTGAAGCGCGCCAGCTCTTTGCCGGTCAGCTCATCAACGATTCGGCAGTAGGCATTTTCTACCGCTTCAAAGTTTTGCCCGGTGAACGAGTTCACCGTAAACACCAGATGCTTGACGCCGGCAGGCAACTGTTCGAGGTTGACCTGGATCGATTCGTCGTCGCCATCGCCTTCACCCGTGCGGTTGTCGCCGGAGTGAACGATGGAGCCGTCATTGGACTTGAGTTGACGGAACCACACCAGGTCCTGCGGCTGCTTGGCACTGTCGAGCAGGATGCATGAGGCATCCAGGTCGATGGCGGCGTCACTGCTCAGCAGTTTGGCAAAAAAACCGCTCGGCTTGACCGGGTCCCAGCCCAGGCCCATGCGGATTTTCTTGAGGCCGGTGCCGGCTTCTTTTTCAAGAGAAATGGTTTGGTTCTTGGACAGCGAAATGGCCATGAAGCGTCTCCTTGTCTGCATTCAAGCACGATAGGTTATTGCTGATTATTGACATGCGTTGCTTACGCCTTGCTTACAGTCCTTCACGCAGGCACACGTCAAGTGGCCGCTTGCGACGCCACAGCGCGTGAAATTCGCGCCAATGTGGCTCCTGAGCGGCCCCGAGCATTTGTTCATCGCCCCGGGTATCACCCCAGGCGCGCAGTGTGTACTGGTCCAAAGGCCCGTATTGCGCCTCCAGCCGAATGACTTTTTGTTCACAGCGACAGTTGATACCGTCGATCGCCCCGGTCAGTACGCCATCGACTGACGCCAGTCGGGTGCCGATCAGGCCGATACCGAGTTTTTTGGCAAACGGCGTGAGCACCAGTTCGGGCGAGGCCGAGCAAATCGTCACCTCGGCGCCCTGTTCAACCTGATTGGCGACGGATGTTAAGCCCAAAGGCCGCATTAGGCGCTGCCACGAAACGTCACAAAATGCT
This genomic stretch from Pseudomonas deceptionensis harbors:
- a CDS encoding TerD family protein codes for the protein MAVSLSKGGNVSLTKEAPGLTEVIVGLGWDPRVTDGQEFDLDASVFIVGESGKVLNDGSFVFYNNKTSPDGNVVHQGDNRSGAGEGDDEQVNVNLAALSQEAKKLAFAVTIHDADGRKQSFGQVSNAYIRVLNKADNKELARFDLSEDASTETAMVFGELYRNGEEWKFKAIGQGFAGGLAPLASNFGVNLG
- a CDS encoding TerD family protein, producing the protein MALSLSKGGNLSLSKEAPGMTKVLVGLGWDARSTDGQDFDLDASAFLLKADGKVRADSDFIFYNQLKSTDGSVEHTGDNRTGEGDGDDEAIKVDLSKVPADIDRIAFTVTIHEAETRKQNFGQVRGAFIRIVNQDNNSEVARYDLAEDASTETAMIFAELYRNGAEWKFRAVGQGFNGGLKPLAESYGLKF
- a CDS encoding TerC/Alx family metal homeostasis membrane protein: MENTAIGFPPTTIAVFVALAVIALAIDLFTHKSDKPVSLTNAAVWSVFWVLISLAFAGYLYYAHGPSVASLFVTGYALEKVLSVDNLFVFMAIFAWFKIPDALRHRVLYWGIIGAIVFRLIFVAIGTGLLAFGPWVEVLFAVVVAWTAIMMLRSKEEDEEEDYSKHMAYRFAKKLFPVWPKLHGHNFFVSRSELEKEITKPQNKGMTLVGKGALFATPLFLCVVVVEVSDILFAFDSVPAVIAVSREPLIVYSAMMFAILGLRTMYFVLEALKRYLVHLEKSVIALLFFIAGKLALNATDHLFGHGISIDPNTSLIVVLVVLAIGIVASIIFPGKEEEQSDVKNDTNA
- a CDS encoding tellurite resistance TerB family protein translates to MLEWLKTNATAARDKLSAEVSKFKNREFMEAVVSGCALVAAADGNISSDEKQKMIGFIQNSNELKVFDVKDVIKAFNSVCEKFEFDEQIGRAEALKSIGQLRKKEDAARLLVRVCCAIGSADGNFDESERAACRIICNELGLNPGDFDL
- a CDS encoding TerD family protein, which codes for MTALTPGANTAVAPGTLSVTITYTPVPGADLDVSAFLLNESGKVRGDNDMCFFGQQSVNNGAVKLVESAAGRSVFSVNLDAIDQAVEKVALTATIYENKARFDAFPQLTVSVSGGIEAPIPTQGMQETALILGEFYRRQGAWKFRCVAQGFAGGLAPLAQHFGVDIAAPAPAPAPAPAAAPAPAPAPAAPAPVPASRVNLSKITLDKQRPSISLEKKDGDFGEIKINLNWNRSNPNDNGGGGGFFATLRSKATGKSGGIDLDVGCLYEMENGRKGAVQALGNAFGDFRDEPFIQLMGDDRTGSVSDGEWLRINGKEWRKMRRVLVYAFIYEGAPNWQATDGVITLYIPGEPPIEVRLSEEGGTKGMCAIALLENVGGSVKVNRKVEFFKGHSDMDKAFNWGMRWSAGSK
- a CDS encoding TerD family protein, with the protein product MAISLSKNQTISLEKEAGTGLKKIRMGLGWDPVKPSGFFAKLLSSDAAIDLDASCILLDSAKQPQDLVWFRQLKSNDGSIVHSGDNRTGEGDGDDESIQVNLEQLPAGVKHLVFTVNSFTGQNFEAVENAYCRIVDELTGKELARFNLSDKGRHTGVVMAYMSRTSAGWDLTAVGTVANGRTAQDLSSEAAQAVRA
- a CDS encoding HAD-IB family hydrolase, with product MNDDLKTPVKGKQVLSAFDFDGTLTYHDTFVPFLRFAFGNRLFAMRLLRMIPASVCYLLGRISRNALKEKLIAVYLTGAKEAWVKERAEAFCDVSWQRLMRPLGLTSVANQVEQGAEVTICSASPELVLTPFAKKLGIGLIGTRLASVDGVLTGAIDGINCRCEQKVIRLEAQYGPLDQYTLRAWGDTRGDEQMLGAAQEPHWREFHALWRRKRPLDVCLREGL